The Candidatus Neomarinimicrobiota bacterium genome includes a window with the following:
- the hisH gene encoding imidazole glycerol phosphate synthase subunit HisH, with translation MSNNNTIVIVDYNMGNLRSVEKGFARVGADVKISQDHGMIRDAAKIVLPGVGAFGDGMRNLHDLGLVEVLNQEVLGNSKPFLGICLGMQLVSSQSFENTPTKGFGWIKADVIRFDHSNEMEKIKIPHVGWNNVVYQHGNPLFKGIPDNSDFYFVHSYHFQSSEDIVTSTTEYGYSFTSSIQKQNIFAFQFHPEKSQQYGLKILKNFSELVME, from the coding sequence TTGTCAAATAATAACACCATAGTTATTGTGGATTACAATATGGGAAACCTGCGTTCGGTTGAAAAAGGTTTTGCCCGTGTGGGTGCTGATGTCAAGATCAGTCAAGATCACGGGATGATCAGAGATGCTGCCAAAATTGTTCTCCCTGGGGTGGGTGCCTTCGGTGATGGCATGAGAAACTTGCACGACCTGGGTCTTGTGGAGGTTCTCAATCAAGAAGTGTTGGGGAATTCAAAACCCTTTCTGGGAATCTGTCTGGGGATGCAATTGGTTAGTAGTCAAAGTTTTGAAAATACTCCTACAAAAGGTTTTGGCTGGATCAAAGCCGATGTGATCAGATTTGATCATTCCAATGAAATGGAAAAGATCAAAATTCCACATGTTGGCTGGAATAACGTGGTGTATCAACATGGGAATCCTTTGTTTAAAGGTATTCCAGATAACAGTGATTTCTATTTTGTACACTCATACCACTTTCAATCGTCAGAGGATATAGTCACGAGTACGACTGAATATGGATACTCCTTTACTTCATCCATTCAGAAGCAGAATATTTTTGCCTTTCAGTTTCACCCAGAAAAAAGCCAGCAATATGGTCTAAAGATTTTAAAAAACTTTTCTGAACTGGTCATGGAATAA
- a CDS encoding HisA/HisF-related TIM barrel protein has translation MLKHRIIPCVLLKDWQLVKSIQFDSFRTIGHPTSTTRVYNARNVDELIVLDIDASMNGDGINTEIITDIANECFMPLTIGGGINKIDHIYSILLAGADKISINSIALEDYGFIRKASTLFGSQCIVCSIDVKKVNGGYKVFNKMTGTLDQDPVTLAQIYQDNGAGEILLTSVDSEGLGEGYDLQLIRAFDSQLEIPVIVNGGMGKPSDAVVAIEAGADAVAAAYIFHFSRYTPNDIKTELYKNNIDIRMLDAQVSL, from the coding sequence ATGTTAAAACATAGAATTATTCCCTGTGTTCTATTGAAAGACTGGCAACTGGTCAAAAGCATACAATTCGATTCTTTTAGAACCATTGGACATCCTACCTCCACAACTCGCGTGTATAACGCCAGAAATGTTGATGAATTAATTGTACTCGATATAGATGCAAGCATGAATGGAGACGGGATCAATACCGAGATAATAACAGATATAGCCAATGAATGCTTCATGCCTTTGACCATAGGGGGTGGCATAAATAAAATAGATCATATCTACTCTATCCTGCTGGCTGGTGCAGACAAAATATCGATCAATTCTATTGCGCTGGAGGATTATGGGTTTATCAGGAAAGCATCGACATTATTCGGCTCCCAGTGCATTGTTTGCTCCATCGATGTTAAGAAAGTGAATGGCGGATATAAGGTGTTTAACAAAATGACCGGAACCCTTGATCAGGATCCAGTTACTTTAGCTCAAATATATCAGGATAATGGTGCTGGTGAGATATTGCTTACTTCTGTTGATAGTGAAGGTTTAGGTGAAGGGTATGATTTACAGCTGATCCGTGCATTTGATAGTCAGCTGGAGATTCCGGTAATCGTCAATGGAGGTATGGGCAAACCTTCCGATGCTGTTGTCGCTATTGAAGCTGGAGCCGATGCTGTTGCAGCTGCCTACATTTTTCATTTTTCAAGATATACACCCAATGATATAAAAACTGAATTGTACAAAAATAATATTGACATAAGAATGCTCGATGCCCAGGTAAGTTTATAG